In Gossypium arboreum isolate Shixiya-1 chromosome 6, ASM2569848v2, whole genome shotgun sequence, the following are encoded in one genomic region:
- the LOC108485635 gene encoding uncharacterized protein LOC108485635 isoform X1 codes for MMQLLTTSDTTSLSYWLNWRVLICSFIVSTPLVVSLLIIWKYEGLKQVKRDGKERHEDLSVDELYDDDVWRPCLQQIHPIWLLGYRFVAFCLALATIVLKIITNGGRIFYYYTQWTFTLVTIYFGFGTMLSIYGCYQHHKMSSCGSNEQHVNLDTEQGYYTPLTNRKDADVRRKALNLQEQCDVSQAAGVISYLFQVIFQMNAGAVMLTDLIYWCLIFPFLTIEDYALNFMTVNMHTLNVILLLGDTALNSLRFPWFRISYFILWTGAFVIFQWIVHACVSIWWPYPFLDLSSPSAPFWYCLLAIMHIPCYGIFTLIVNTKHYLLSKWFPQSYRC; via the exons AT GATGCAGCTGTTGACTACTTCAGATACAACGAGCTTGAGTTATTGGTTGAATTGGAGGGTTTTGATATGTTCATTTATAGTTTCAACACCACTTGTCGTATCATTGCTTATAATTTGGAAATATGAAGGATTGAAACAAGTTAAACGTGATGGAAAAGAAAGACATGAAGATTTAAGTGTCGATGAGTTATACGATGATGATGTTTGGAGGCCTTGTCTTCAACAAATCCATCCCATTTGGCTGCTGGGTTATCGGTTCGTTGCGTTTTGTTTAGCTCTTGCAACCATTGTTTTAAAAATCATCACCAATGGAGGTCGCATATTTTACTATTATACTCA GTGGACTTTTACGTTGGTTACCATTTATTTTGGG TTCGGAACAATGCTCTCTATTTACGGGTGTTACCAGCATCATAAAATGAGCAGCTGCGGTTCTAATGAACAGCATGTTAACTTAGATACCGAGCAAGGATACTacacacctttaactaatagaaaagATGCTGATGTACGGAGAAAAGCCTTAAATCTGCAGGAACAATGCGATGTTTCACAAGCTGCAGGCGTCATTAGTTATCTCTTTCAAGTTATATTCCAG ATGAATGCTGGAGCAGTGATGCTTACTGACCTCATTTATTGGTGccttatttttccttttcttaccATCGAAGATTATGCATTGAATTTT ATGACCGTGAACATGCATACACTCAATGTCATCCTACTTCTCGGTGATACAGCCTTGAATAGCCTG CGGTTCCCTTGGTTTCGAATTTCTTACTTCATCTTATGGACGGGTGCCTTTGTTATTTTCCAGTGGATTGTTCATGCCTGTGTCTCGATCTG GTGGCCATACCCATTTCTTGATTTGTCGTCACCTAGTGCTCCATTTTG GTATTGTTTGCTGGCAATCATGCATATACCATGCTACGGCATATTTACTTTAATAGTAAATACCAAGCATTACCTGTTGTCAAAATGGTTCCCTCAGTCATACCGATGTTAA
- the LOC108485635 gene encoding uncharacterized protein LOC108485635 isoform X2, which produces MQLLTTSDTTSLSYWLNWRVLICSFIVSTPLVVSLLIIWKYEGLKQVKRDGKERHEDLSVDELYDDDVWRPCLQQIHPIWLLGYRFVAFCLALATIVLKIITNGGRIFYYYTQWTFTLVTIYFGFGTMLSIYGCYQHHKMSSCGSNEQHVNLDTEQGYYTPLTNRKDADVRRKALNLQEQCDVSQAAGVISYLFQVIFQMNAGAVMLTDLIYWCLIFPFLTIEDYALNFMTVNMHTLNVILLLGDTALNSLRFPWFRISYFILWTGAFVIFQWIVHACVSIWWPYPFLDLSSPSAPFWYCLLAIMHIPCYGIFTLIVNTKHYLLSKWFPQSYRC; this is translated from the exons ATGCAGCTGTTGACTACTTCAGATACAACGAGCTTGAGTTATTGGTTGAATTGGAGGGTTTTGATATGTTCATTTATAGTTTCAACACCACTTGTCGTATCATTGCTTATAATTTGGAAATATGAAGGATTGAAACAAGTTAAACGTGATGGAAAAGAAAGACATGAAGATTTAAGTGTCGATGAGTTATACGATGATGATGTTTGGAGGCCTTGTCTTCAACAAATCCATCCCATTTGGCTGCTGGGTTATCGGTTCGTTGCGTTTTGTTTAGCTCTTGCAACCATTGTTTTAAAAATCATCACCAATGGAGGTCGCATATTTTACTATTATACTCA GTGGACTTTTACGTTGGTTACCATTTATTTTGGG TTCGGAACAATGCTCTCTATTTACGGGTGTTACCAGCATCATAAAATGAGCAGCTGCGGTTCTAATGAACAGCATGTTAACTTAGATACCGAGCAAGGATACTacacacctttaactaatagaaaagATGCTGATGTACGGAGAAAAGCCTTAAATCTGCAGGAACAATGCGATGTTTCACAAGCTGCAGGCGTCATTAGTTATCTCTTTCAAGTTATATTCCAG ATGAATGCTGGAGCAGTGATGCTTACTGACCTCATTTATTGGTGccttatttttccttttcttaccATCGAAGATTATGCATTGAATTTT ATGACCGTGAACATGCATACACTCAATGTCATCCTACTTCTCGGTGATACAGCCTTGAATAGCCTG CGGTTCCCTTGGTTTCGAATTTCTTACTTCATCTTATGGACGGGTGCCTTTGTTATTTTCCAGTGGATTGTTCATGCCTGTGTCTCGATCTG GTGGCCATACCCATTTCTTGATTTGTCGTCACCTAGTGCTCCATTTTG GTATTGTTTGCTGGCAATCATGCATATACCATGCTACGGCATATTTACTTTAATAGTAAATACCAAGCATTACCTGTTGTCAAAATGGTTCCCTCAGTCATACCGATGTTAA